In the Streptomyces spororaveus genome, CGTATGGCGGGCCTGGGACCACCGCCGGCGCCGCTACGTCGCCGCGAAGGTCCTCCTGCAGAGCGACGCCCACACGCTCCTGCGGTTCGTACGGGAACAGGCACTGCGGATCGACCATCCGCACGTACTGGCTCCCGCCAGCTGGGCGGCCGACGACGACAAGGTCCTCTTCACCATGGACCTGGTCGGTGGCGGCTCGCTCGGCCATGTGATCGGGGACTACGGACCCCTGCCGCCCCGTTTCGTGTGCACCCTGCTCGACCAGCTCCTGTCGGGGCTCGCGGCGGTGCACGCGGAAGGCGTGGTGCACCGCGACATCAAACCGGCCAACATCCTGATGGAGGCCACCGGAACCGGGCGGCCGCACCTGCGGCTGTCCGACTTCGGCATCTCCATGCGCAAGGGCGAGCCCCGGCTGACCGAGACCGACTACGTGGTCGGCACGCCGGGCTATTTCGCCCCCGAGCAACTCCTGGGCGCCGAGCCCGACTTCCCCGCCGACCTCTTCGCCGTGGGGCTGGTCGCCCTGTACCTCCTCCAGGGCCGCAAGCCCGATTCCCGGGCCCTGGTGGAGCACTTCCTCGCCCATGGCACCCCGGACGCCCCCGAAGGCGTCCCCGCCCCGCTGTGGGGCGTCATCGCCGGCCTCCTGCAGCCCGACCCCCAGAACCGCTTCCGGACGGCCACAGGGGCACGCAAGGCCCTTGCCGAGGCCGTGGAGCTGCTGCCGCCGCCCGCCCCGGACGAGGATCCGGTGGAGGTGTTCGACCAACTCGGCCCGCTGCCGCCCGGATTCGGCCCTCAGGGCCCGCCCGGCCCGCCGGCCGCGGCCCCGCGGGGACCCGCCGCCGAGGCCCCGGCGCCGCAGGCCCCCGGCTCGGTGACGGTGCCCGCGGAGGCGGTCCGGACCGACCCGCGCGGTACGGCCCGGACGGCCTCGCAGGAGCCGGTGACCCCGGTGACCCCGGTGACCCCGGTGACCCCGGTGACCCCGGTGACCCCGGTGACCCCGGTGGCCACCGTGACCCCGGTGGCCGCCCCGCCCACGCCTGCGGCCCCGTACCCGGCCGGCTCCGCCTCCCCCGCCATCCCGGCGCAGGGGCCTGCGTACGGACCCGCGTACGGGCCCT is a window encoding:
- a CDS encoding serine/threonine-protein kinase, which encodes MGEVFAGRYELIDPIGRGGAGAVWRAWDHRRRRYVAAKVLLQSDAHTLLRFVREQALRIDHPHVLAPASWAADDDKVLFTMDLVGGGSLGHVIGDYGPLPPRFVCTLLDQLLSGLAAVHAEGVVHRDIKPANILMEATGTGRPHLRLSDFGISMRKGEPRLTETDYVVGTPGYFAPEQLLGAEPDFPADLFAVGLVALYLLQGRKPDSRALVEHFLAHGTPDAPEGVPAPLWGVIAGLLQPDPQNRFRTATGARKALAEAVELLPPPAPDEDPVEVFDQLGPLPPGFGPQGPPGPPAAAPRGPAAEAPAPQAPGSVTVPAEAVRTDPRGTARTASQEPVTPVTPVTPVTPVTPVTPVTPVATVTPVAAPPTPAAPYPAGSASPAIPAQGPAYGPAYGPSETGSFHLPPPTAPTAPVPAAPVGPPVRAGGRIAPPPAKAVASLLAAALLCFAVGVWALTQL